The following proteins are encoded in a genomic region of Hoeflea ulvae:
- a CDS encoding PQQ-dependent sugar dehydrogenase, with product MSAIFARLVAIIGGVMILLRRWGVSAEAPAVGGAPIIPEAKAQGIPTLKMPTARGWKDGHTPTAAPGLKVNAFAAGLKHPRWIHVLPNGDVLTAEALGVPGGPIRTPFDYAIYSTMKRAAAVGNSPNRITLLRDTDGDGVAETQHVFMDKLNHPFGMAMLDGTFYVGATDGISSYPYEEGAIRIDAPGRKLVDFKPAGHWTRSLLPSPDGSKLYCGVGSLSNIGDNGLEAEEGRAAIYELDIATGDSRIFAGGLRNPVGMAWEPSTGSLWTVVNERDGLGDETPPDYLTSVKDGGFYGWPFCYWGQTVDDRVEQDPALVATAIRPDYALGGHTASLGLCWLPAGTLPGFPEGMVIGQHGSWNRSTLAGYKVIFVPFENGRPSGPPRDILTGFLAPDEKVSYGRPVGVTLGPDNSLLVADDVGDVIWRVTGAAGPAANAPPTGDRS from the coding sequence ATGTCTGCCATTTTTGCCCGCCTCGTCGCCATCATCGGCGGCGTCATGATCCTGTTGCGCCGCTGGGGCGTCAGCGCCGAGGCCCCCGCCGTCGGCGGCGCGCCGATCATTCCGGAAGCCAAGGCGCAGGGCATCCCGACATTGAAGATGCCGACGGCGCGCGGCTGGAAGGACGGCCACACGCCCACCGCGGCTCCAGGCCTCAAGGTCAATGCCTTTGCCGCCGGTCTCAAGCATCCGCGCTGGATCCACGTACTGCCCAATGGCGACGTGCTCACCGCCGAGGCGCTGGGCGTTCCCGGCGGCCCGATCAGGACACCTTTCGATTACGCCATCTACTCGACCATGAAACGCGCCGCCGCCGTCGGCAACAGCCCCAACCGCATCACGCTGCTGCGCGACACCGATGGCGACGGCGTTGCCGAGACACAGCACGTCTTCATGGACAAGCTCAACCATCCCTTCGGCATGGCCATGCTCGACGGCACCTTTTATGTCGGCGCCACCGACGGCATCTCGTCCTATCCCTATGAGGAGGGCGCCATCCGCATTGATGCGCCGGGCAGGAAGCTCGTCGATTTCAAGCCGGCCGGCCATTGGACCCGCAGCCTGCTGCCAAGCCCCGACGGCTCGAAACTCTATTGCGGGGTCGGCTCGCTCTCCAACATCGGTGACAATGGCCTCGAGGCCGAGGAAGGCCGCGCCGCGATCTACGAGCTCGATATTGCCACCGGCGACAGCCGCATTTTCGCCGGCGGCTTGCGCAATCCGGTCGGCATGGCCTGGGAGCCGTCGACCGGATCGCTATGGACCGTGGTCAACGAGCGCGATGGCCTGGGCGACGAGACCCCGCCCGATTACCTGACCTCGGTCAAGGACGGCGGCTTTTACGGCTGGCCGTTCTGCTATTGGGGCCAGACGGTTGATGACCGCGTCGAGCAGGACCCGGCGCTGGTGGCGACCGCCATCCGTCCCGACTATGCGCTTGGCGGCCACACGGCCTCGCTCGGCCTCTGCTGGCTTCCCGCCGGCACCCTGCCCGGCTTCCCCGAGGGCATGGTTATCGGCCAGCACGGCTCCTGGAACCGCTCGACGCTAGCGGGCTACAAGGTCATCTTCGTGCCCTTCGAGAACGGCCGTCCTTCCGGTCCGCCGCGCGACATCCTCACCGGTTTCCTCGCTCCCGATGAAAAGGTCTCCTATGGCCGTCCTGTCGGCGTGACCCTCGGCCCCGACAACTCGCTTCTGGTCGCCGACGATGTCGGGGATGTCATCTGGCGCGTTACCGGTGCGGCCGGCCCTGCCGCAAACGCGCCGCCAACCGGCGACCGGTCATGA